In one window of Gossypium hirsutum isolate 1008001.06 chromosome A01, Gossypium_hirsutum_v2.1, whole genome shotgun sequence DNA:
- the LOC107917088 gene encoding CLAVATA3/ESR (CLE)-related protein 25: protein MSGGSSLLFRTLFGTLIVLGFILGISVGFLKSEGNEKKTTITSDDHQSSTTTAKVQHEEEQVKVLGQRKSNVAHPKQDLNYMSKRRVPNGPDPIHNRRAGNSGRPPGEV from the exons ATGAGCGGAGGTAGTTCTTTGCTGTTTAGAACTCTGTTTGGAACACTTATAGTTTTGGGGTTTATCTTGGGTATATCAGTTGGGTTCCTAAAAAGTGAAGGAAATGAAAAGAAGACAACAATAACGAGTGATGATCATCAGTCATCGACAACGACAGCAAAGGTGCAGCACGAGGAGGAGCAAGTGAAGGTATTAGGTCAAAGAAAGTCAAATGTGGCGCATCCGAAGCAGGATCTCAACTACATGAGCAAAAGAAGAGTTCCAAATGGACCAGATCCTATACACAACAG GCGAGCTGGCAACTCGGGACGACCGCCGGGAGAAGTCTAG